Genomic segment of Populus trichocarpa isolate Nisqually-1 chromosome 12, P.trichocarpa_v4.1, whole genome shotgun sequence:
TAACCCCAGATATATTCCTAAGTTACTAGTTGATGtaaaacttgataaattataaatggcACGTTCCACCGAGCATTAGTATTAGAATTTGTTTGGTGGTatggtaaaattatttttcaaagtgtttttttcttgaaaatgcattaaaataatatttttcatatatatttttttatttttgacttcaatatatcaaaacgataaaaaaaaacactaaaaagatattaatttgaagcatttaaatttttttaaaaaaaatatggtctAAACACGCTCTCAAACGAACCTATTAGAAGAGCAGAAAATCCAAGTTTAGGTGACATCAATACATAGCTTGCATTCATGCAAAACACCAAAcaattattcttaaataatttttattaacataatcaaataattaaaaataaaaaattttacatataaaatatttttaaaataagttattttttatatgacacAAACAAAATGATGTTCagtatataagtttttatttattaaaatatttagtttcactctttgttttcttttaattttatcttgcCTTTTAACCATAGTCATATACATAATTTATGAGATTACAAAGATTATAATTGATAAGTTACAAACACAATGTTCCCaattattacaaaataataataataataataataataataataaggcaTCATAGTATGATCCAAATCAAGATTAAGTTACTAGAACAGTCTTctcgttgtttttcttttcattgaccATTTTACCTCTAATTTAATCACTAGTAATCCAATTTAAAATCCTCACAGATTTTAAGATGGTTTATTTATGTCATCacgctgtgtttttttttaaaaaataattttatttattttaaattatcatttttatatactaatataaaaaacaaaattccatgAAATTCCCAAAAGCAGCATGGACCATCCAATTTTTCGGTCTCCCTTGCCCatacttgtaaaaaataaatatttcatccctctctctctctctctctctctctcagtctATCTGTAGTGTACGCCTCTCTCCTCTCATCCTATATAAATTTCCAGTTTCCTTTCCTCACCCTCCATAACCCCTTTCTCTTTACTCGTGCAACGGAAACTCGCCTTCCTTCttccctttaaaaaaattcccaaaAATGGCAACCCCGAACGCCAAAACCACTGCACCAAAACCCACCACCGCCGTGAAACTCGACGACACGGAGGAGCTCAAGGTGGTCTTTGACCAATTCGACGCAAACGGTGACGGCAAGATCTCAACTTCGGAGCTCGGAGAAGTGCTGAAATCCACGGGGTCTACCTACACCACGGAGGATCTCCGTCGCGTGATGGAGGATGTCGACACCAATAAGGACGGACACATTGATTTGGCAGAGTTTGCGCAGCTTTGTCGATCGCCCTCCACTGCGTCCGCCGCCTCTGAGCTGAGGGACGCGTTTGATCTGTATGATCAGAACGGTGATGGGCTGATCTCAACGGCGGAGCTGCACCAGGTGCTGAGCCGGCTGGGGATGAAGTGTAAGGTGGGCGAGTGCGTGAAGATGATTAAGAACGTTGACTCTGATGGTGATGGGAGTGTTAATTTTGAGGAGTTTCAGAAGATGATGGCCGCTAATATGGGTTCCTAGATCTTTATTTTGGACGGCGACGATTGATTTGATCAATGGATGATGCTGCCGCCGGTGGGGTATAAATTAAGAGGGATAGATATACGTAGTTGCTTTTTTCTATGCACACTTATTTAATGCTTGTATGGGTTCATAAAAAAACCACATCTTTATCTATTCCAAACAGACCCTAAGCTATTTTAGCATGGGATTTTGGGCCATGTCGCTAACTGGGTATTATGTGGTTGGTATTTTGTCTTTGTTATTAGTACCCAGCTTTGTCTTTGTTGATTGTTGTCGAATGTTCAAGATAAAGTTTCGGATATTTATATGATCATTTCTTGCATCTTAATatcaaaaacacaataataaatgaGTTAATAAAACACCTCTTGAGAAAATTGTTGATGTTTTTGAACTGTATGCCATGAGAATCTTTGAAGTGGACATTTCAGTGTTCGTGAAAATTCTAGAATTTTCCTTGGTAAAGTAGGCTTGAAGGGTTTCGAAGGAGTTGTAGCAAAAAAACAGGTGGTACATGTGTTCGGATAAAGTAGTAATGAGTGGTGATAAACGAGGAgcaaaaatttgaaagaaagaaaggtaaTGTTACATGTCGGAAGGTTGATGATAAATATTAACTCTTTTATTCAAAAGTATAAAATATAGTTgagacataattttttaaaattatttgggatttctttttgtttattcagTTGCATCTTTTTCCCATAAAGTATTGAAGATATTCTATAAAGATCAATCTTCGTATCTAACTGTTTAGAGCATGGCATTCCTCAACATCATGATTATGGTATGGTTATggtgaaagtaaaaaaatttattagggTTTATTATGTTCGAGAtgtgaacctcatgatcacaaGAAAATTATGTTGCAGTCCATTAAGAATCATTATAGAACTAGGatatttccaaaataagctgtTATATTCTTGTAGGAAAATGATCGTTGACAAATAGGAAGTCCTTCCCGAACTTCGATTCATTAAAAGTTTATCCCAACATAGACAAATACCTC
This window contains:
- the LOC7486733 gene encoding probable calcium-binding protein CML27 yields the protein MATPNAKTTAPKPTTAVKLDDTEELKVVFDQFDANGDGKISTSELGEVLKSTGSTYTTEDLRRVMEDVDTNKDGHIDLAEFAQLCRSPSTASAASELRDAFDLYDQNGDGLISTAELHQVLSRLGMKCKVGECVKMIKNVDSDGDGSVNFEEFQKMMAANMGS